One Drosophila teissieri strain GT53w chromosome X, Prin_Dtei_1.1, whole genome shotgun sequence genomic window, GTCGCTGATGGGTAGGTAAATGCAGCCCAAGGTCGCCTACACTTCatttttcccgattttccgGATTTTCCTCCTCCTTTAACGTCTCTCTTTGGCGCTGCCTTCCGTGTCTGCTGGGCGGCCTTCGCCGGCCGCGTCCTTGAGTGGGTGGCGCATGGATGCCGGGAAAGTGAAACTGGAACcgaagcagcaggagcaggaggagcggTAGGAGCTGGAACTCCATGCTCCATTTTGTGGCGGTGGCATGATTAATTGCTCATTGTTGCGGCGGCCACATCGTAAATTGCTTTCACGTCTCGTGAATCTCGTGTCGGGCGCACGTGAATGCCATGAATAAGAGCGGAATGAAACGGCCTGAAATCGGCTCAAAACCCGGCTACACTGCAACAAAACCAGGGCCAAGTGCGAGGCAAGCTTGGAAAATCAGTTTGTTGCTGCCTAGATAAGTTCCAAGTGGAGTGAGTCTTGGGAAGAGCacatttaaaatagtttttttgcTACTTTTGCGCCATGCTAAGgtgaatattttattggcaGTGTGCGAGGCCAAGTTTCCCAGCTCATCTCGTGTCATCCTGGCTAACGTTTAAGGCGTTCCGCATTGTTTATCTTCCAGCTCCTTGGCCTCCTTGCTCCTCCGCCCGCCTAATGTTACATTATTAATGCATCTGCATGAAGCTTCCTCAAGCCTTCGTATGCAAATTGGGCACCAGGTCCTCCCGCTGACGAGACGTGCtcaacaccaaaaaaaaaacaaaagaaaagaaaagaaaacccgAAAATGTTTGCTGGAAAAGGCCCAACAAGATGGGGAAAAGcagagcaaagcaaagcaataGCAATATTCGTGTCTTTCACGCTGGAAAGTGATAAATGATTGAGCGCATAATCGAATGGATTGCAAATCCAGACCCAAGTGGATTTCCTCAAAAGTGTATGGTTCGTCAACGGCCAGTCATGACTGTACAACAACTGACCCCACTGACCCCATTTATTTGGcgattatattttcattttcaccgCGCACTCGCATAATATTCGCGCTTCGCTTTGAACAGCTTAACGAGCATAATGGGATAATCCCCAACATCAGCGGTGCGTCAAAGTAAAtgtgaaatgtaaataaaattactcGTCTCAAGAGTCCTTTGTATGATATAATGCCATTATATGAGCTGACAACTCTTTGcaataatcaaatcaaacatGCGTAGAGTGAGTGCTTAGTATCGCAAATACGAGCCAAGTCCACAAAGTTCTGCTCCAAATTGAATTATACGTTAGTTGTTCGAGTCTAAACTTTCTGCCTGGTAGAGTGCGGTTTGCCTTGCTGTTTCTCCAACCCAGCAATGGCAATCACGATAATAAGCATAAATAAAggggccaacaaaaaaattacacAGCCATAAAAAAGGGCAAATGGGCATAAACCCCCACAGTCCCGtgaccaccactaccaccattaccagcagctgcaccaccagcTCCAATCCCAAACCCCAACCCCAAGCTCCTCCATCATCATTCGTCTTTGCTGGCCATGTGGAAAGGGCCTGAATAACCCGAACCGAACCTTACCATACCATTCCATTACAGACCAGAACAGAGCCAACAAACAAGGAGGCAAGcaagcaggcaaacaaacgaacaaacaaacaaacacagaaacaaacgaatGGACGTTGAGAACGGGAACACAAACAAGTTTTGTAGTGGGCTGCAAACCGCCGAACAACCTcgtaaaaacttatttaatttgtgaTTTATATGAATAAAATTGTGTAGTAAATTCACTGAAATTATTCATTTCGCAGCGCTTACGCTCGGGTGGACAGTTCGAAGCAGGACAACCCGACGGCCACAGgagaggaaaaagaaaagtgcacCGAAAGAAACGGGGTTACAAGTCacggaaatggaaacaaaTTCATGGCCTACTTTTGAGCGCTCTTACGAGAAGCCCTCAATGAGCAATTAACTGCTTGTGGGACTTGctgccatttatttttctgagtgcacgTGGCAGGCCaaaggggaggggaggggaggggcaGAAGATGGGGTCGAAAGGATAAGCTGAGCACAAGACCAAAACAAGAACGCTGCCAAAATCAACTGCTGAGGATACGGCGACTCAAGCGACTCAGCGACTcagcgacaacagcagcaaagaaaactttttgctggctAACCAAAGAGTTTCGCATTTTTGATTTACtctcgagcagcagcagcagaatcgCAACTTTTGCGCATATAAATTGTGGGGCCAAGCCGTTTTGGTGGTCAGGAGCAGACTCCCAAACTGCCAGCTagctatgtatatatattcgcaAATTATCTTTGCCCAATCTCTGTTCAAATGATTTTCGATTACCAACTAGCCGCAATTTAGTCTGGAAATTTCTTGCGGTGGTTCCGTTTCATGAGTTCTCCTCTGCAGAGAGAAATCGGAGAAGTTTGAAAACAGACATTTATGCCAGACATTATGCCGATTTGGGCCGCAATAATTTCGTAATTTATTAGCATTCATGAGTTTACATTTTGAGTTTCATTCAGCTGGGCGGGCGGCAGGTATGACTTACAGAAGTTATGGAATAATTTGCTATACATTAAGTTGCTGTATTGCTgttggcattttggcattttggtaAATGATTGTTTGGCTTGTAAATTGACTAGCTTCAAATGCCAGGACATCGAGTCAAACGAACTCAAGTTGGGCAACTTATGCTTGGTCCTTTAGGTGCAGCTCAATAGCATTGGAAGAGCAAAGGAGAAGGAGTCCTTCAGCGAGGACTCTATTGACACTCGTATGTTGATCGAATGGCATAGCAATTTACTTACCGCTCTAGCATCGCAACGCATTCCCAGGCTGATCACCAGGCAGAGGCCCAAAAAGGACACCAGGCAGCGCGGTCGCAACATTTTGCACactttatttcctttttacaACTGCTGTCGGTCGACAAGGATAACCAGCTTTCTTTATGTCTTGTTCCTTATTTGTTGTATGTtctcaattttttgttttggcgctcactataaaaaaaaacatggtACAATCGCGTTGGCAGAGGTTCATTAACGCATCGGCACGGAGTTGGCGAAAGGATTTTCGTTTTTATGATAAGGTACTTCGTCTCTTTCCCCCCTCCTCCCATACTCCCCttccccctctctctctctctcttcacCTCCCCGTGCAGGacacttttaatatttgtgctgTGCCCACGCAACAATAACAAGgaataaaacattttgccgGCGCCGCGGCGACTTGTTTACTTTCACTACCACCAggactcactcactcacacagacacacgcacacacccaagCACACACAGGACATGAAGTGCAGAGGCAGCAGACAGAGAGCGAGaaacacacagagacagagagagagacagagagagagagagagagacgggGCTAAAAACGAATCCTTGCAGGAGCCCAAAAAGCACAACGAACCGAACGCGCGCGCGGCACGAATTGTTCTGGCGCCTCGACGGCGAAACAGGTCCTTTTCAATGTCCTGCCGCGGCGAAGCAAGGGCGAAAGCTCCGCGGCGAATTCGGCTCCCTGCCGAGCGAATACGAGACGGGGCGAAGCGAATGAAGTTTATCAAATGTACGTGACTGTGGCTCGCTTCGAGCATGAAGTGTGTGCTAAGCTGTGCTGCTAGTACAagccccccctcccccccacACACTCCCCTCCTCCCACCCCTCCCAGTCCACGCCCATGCTTCTTCATTGTCCgtccccccctccccctcgcCTGTGCATTTGGCACAAAATGCTCAAGGACACTTGCCCAAAACTAGCACCAGACCCAAAACCAACGGGTACACACGGAAAAATCACGCAAAGTtctgaaaaagtgaaaaaatccATTATTTTACAAGGCCCTGCGAAGTGCGTTTCTTTACAACTATCCTCAAAATGGTCATATAGTCAACGCAAAAACGGTTTTGAGCAGCTAATTACCAGTGCTAACGAACCCTATCACTTTTTGGCAAGTTtggggaaatttaatttttttcaatttttcacattttttgtaaggggtaacatcgTCAAAATTGGCGAAAAATGGGTAAAATTTTACATGTCAAAGTTGGGATGCAAATcgattgggaatttaattacgagctcaacgaggtataacaatccatatttggaccaatatttcgaatgttgtgttcaaaatactgataattatttacgcaaaaaaacagaaaatcgatttttggcaaatttcaatatttacgattggtattttctgtataacttggccaaaaatgttcAGACAACCAAAAgagttacagttttttactcccaATTACCCATACTAACCATCCATATCACTTTttgaccgactttgttaaaataatttttggccaaattttcgcaaaatttgcaaaaaaatgggtgcggggtgcgggtggtattttcggtataacttggccaaaaatggtcggaaagttaaaaaaattacatctttttactcctaattaccaatactaaccaaaaatataacttttggaccgactatgtcaaaataatttttggccaaattttcgcattttttgtaaggggtaccatcatcaatatttgcaaaaaatggcaacaaaatattattccTATTTGTGGACCCAGTTCGATTAGGAATTTGAatacgaactcaacgaggtatgacattccatatttagacaattatttttcaagttttggccaaaaaactgaTTATTTTATgacggaaaatgggaaaaaccgCTTTTAACGAGCTCAATACTATTCACAATTTCCTGGGGGATCAAACTTTTCGAACACTGCTTGTTGTCAAGGTAGATTCTACAGCACTGCAAACAGAGTTTTCATAATTGATAGATGGCCCAAGGAAATTCACTTTCAACTGCCAAATCGAAGGACGAGAAATTTTGTAGAGCTCAGATCTTGTGAAAAGAACCGAAAGGAAAGAAGTAAGGATGAAACTTGAACGCGAAAAGGGTGTTCTTGATCCCGAATTGGCCTCCATGTCATTGGGTAAgcacttttttgtttccaaGTTTTCAAAGATTGGTGTAGGATACCCATTCGCCAGACAATTACTACGAGAAGCACGTGAAGAAGCCGGGCGGCAACTTCAAGTCCTATCGTCCTGCGCCGTATGCATCGCGTTCGCAGGCGCAGCTCCACTTCCAGCGGACGCACTACTTCGGCCCCGCCTACCGGCGCAGGCTGGCCAATCCCACTTCGTCCATCATCAACAGCCGTCTGGAGGAGCTGAGCCACAATATCGAGCACACCAAGACCATGGTGGCGTTCAAGATCGTTGTGAAACTCATCGAGGATCGGCTAGAGCAGCAGAAGGAACTGGAAGCCAGCTTGGCTTCGATGCCGCCGCCCCCTTCGCCTACTCCTAGCCAGGTTATCGAGGATCTGGAGGACACGCTGATCCTCACCATCGGCGACGAGATGCtacacgacgacgacgacgacgactacAAGGACATCCTCTAGATGTCCCAACAGAAACTTGTAAACGTGGTCAAAACTAAAATGTTACTCTGTTTTTCAATGAGAATTTTAGCGCAACAATTGGgtgatgttttgattttagttGGTTGTTATCAATcagtgatatatgtatgtacatatgtgacATGTAACATTAAACATGCGACATTGACTTTGCAACATTGAACttgcaacattgaatttgcaacattgaatttgcGACATTGAATTTGcgacattaaatatgcaacattgaatgtgcaacattgaatttgcaacattgaatgtgcaacaatgaatttgcaacattgaaaCATAGCTAACATTCAAcgcaaaacattaaacatatcaaaagttattttgtatacattgtaatttacttaatttacataattaatgtaatgtaaaaaAGATTTCGTCCACCAGTACTTGCAATTCCCAATCAGTTCTGACGCAATCCTCATGGGATAGCCGCTCTGACTGCCCATAAATCAGTTGACCGGAAGTTATGATGTGATAGTAAAAGTAGTAGtatgtgtgtcagtgtgtgtgatAGTGGTTCCAGAGGCCATGTGGGTATCCCGTCGTCATtctggatgcagtgcatcatgGACCTGACCAGGTATGTTCCACACTTAGGAGGTATgtagtttattatatttattatattattatatttattatattattatatttattatattattatattttattatattattatatttattatattattatatttattatattattatatttattatattattatatttattatatttattatattattatatttattatatttattatatttattatatttattatatttattatatttattatatttattatatttattatatttattatatttattatatttattatatttattatatttattatatttattatatttattatatatttatacatctCTAATTTCTATATAGTGTTTGGTATTTCTTTAGAATATTTCTCCACCCTGTGATGttaagatacaatattatgatgtacggattcttcacataataaatattaataaaaaagagttggttgtttttgttaggaaatcaataaattagGCATAAAAACATGAATTTCGTAGGCACATTAAATGATTGTGAATTTACAGGCCAAAAGTAAGctacaaaataattatatctTTGCCGAATGTCAACGACTGCTTGGCGATTTTCTGCCTGAAAGTAAGCTACATTCTCATCGTGCATTTTATAGCGAACGATTGGGTATGAAATCCCAGTTGTATGTTTTGCAGAAGCTAAAGCACCGAattttttctcgctgtgcacgACCCTCTGTTCCAGCCCATGTCACCGTCCGCAAATGATGATGGGTGGGGAAAGGGGTGGGGCGGCAGGACAAGGACTCTCCAGCTTAATGCTTTCATTGTGAAggatttctttatttttagttgATTTGCTTGGACATCCTCGGTTGGCTCTCCGCCTCCGTCTCCGTCTGTGTCCACGTCCTTGCCCGCCCACGTCCACGTCGACGTCCACCCAACGCCCAGCAGCACTCCAATTAgaattgtgtgtgttttccgaGGTGGACAATGGCTGCCACTTGAACTTCGCGCGCTCGATTTCACTTCCATAAGTTTCAGTGGCATAATCCCTGGCCAAGACCATTTCCGTGCCACTTCCCCCGAGTTGTCCACTTGCCCACTcacacatccatatccacatccactccATGTGGTGTCGCTGTCGATGTCGTTTGTGTAGTTGCCGTAGTTTACGGATTACGAATGTCGCCCGAGCAGCACCCTTTCCGGCAAAGTATATCCGTATCCGTTTCCCCCGTGAACCTCATCGATGCCCATTGGCCATGCAAATGATGGACAGGACAGTACTGGGCAACGGGCAGTCGTGGCGCTGCCAACGTGGACACTACACATTTATTTGCTCAGCCAGGAGTCGCCACTTGTTCGTCCTTGTTCGTCCTTGTTGTGTGTGCCGTGTGCCGTGtccctgctgctgttgtggtgCCGCCGTAGATGTTGTGCTGTTGGATGCGGCTACCAAGGTTCTTAAGCCGACCTAATACCTTTCCTAATGGCTCCGATGCTCTCCATTAGCGCTACTGTGCGCCACTTAATGCCACACGTAGACGTAGTCCGCATGGAAATGCGACCTGCTCCACGGGATTACGGAGTGGGGCAGTCCCCATTTGTGGGGACTCCGCTGTGGAGGAGGTCCTGCTGTGTGCTGCTCTCCTCGTGTGCTCCTGATTGGTTAATCAATGCAAAACATCGCATTCTCCGGACACCATCAACACAATTGGACCCCGTGTGCCTTACACAAAGTGCCCATTATGTGTGTGGGAACACGGCATGTTGCGATTCGCGATTGTGGAaaattaatatacatacatatatatataaattaaatagctTAAAGCATGAGGCTTAGCTTCacttaatttatgaaaatatataattatttcaataCAATAAGCCATACAACAGgtaaaagcgaaaagcaaaaagcgcTTTACCATCCACATAATTGCGACCTGCCCCAACCACCAAGCGATCCACTTGCGAAAGCTTGGCATCCAACATGACCATCTGTTTGGAAAAAAGCCCCAATCTCGCCCAGCTGACAGCTGACGATCAGTTGTTTGTGAAGTCTCCACGTGTCTGGAATCGTGGCCAAGCGATTGGCAAACAGAAAGTGCGAAATGGAGAGCCGGAATGCCGATGATGATATTGAGGTGCACCAGGTGGCCGCCGGAGGAACGGAGCAGCTGATGACCTTCCTGCTGGCCCACTACTACCCCGAGGAGCCGCTGACCGCGGGCACACAGCCGCCCGAGCCGGAGGCGGCGGACAAGGAGTTCCTGCTGTCCAACGTCCCCTTTGGCACTTGCTTTGTGGCACTGCACGGCGGCAGGATTGTGGCCGCCGTGGTGGCGGGACCCAAGGACATCCACGAGCCGGAGCACTTGGCCGAGGAGGCCGCCAAGTATGCCGGCGGTAAGTGGGGCACCATACTGCACCTGCTGTCCGCCGTGGAGACGGCCACCGATGTGTGCCGTCGCTTCAACGTGCCCAGCTGCCTGCATGTCCATGCACTGGGCGTGGATCCGCAGCTGCGGGGTCGCAACCTGGGCGGTCGCCTCCTGGAGGCAGTGGCCCAGCGGGGCCGGGAACTGGGACACCAGCTGATCTCCGTCGACTGCACCAGCGTGTACTCCGCCAGATTGGTCCAGCGCCTGGGCTACCAGCTGATCAACACGCTGCGGTACGTGGATCACCTGGACGCCAGTGGGCAGCAGGTCATCCGCCCGCCGCCGCCACACGAGAGTGTCCAGACCTTTGTGCTGCACTTGTAGGCTAAACATGTTATCACCACCAAACCCAAAAGCCCATAACACACCCCATGAAAATCTTATCATGAGTTTGTGAACCTGATAAGTCAGCGCTGAAAATGCGTCATGCAATCAGCTTGTGAAAGCTTATCACTTTAGTATAGCAACGCCGAAATGTACTAATATTTCGGCTTAAATAGcactgttttatatttaataaatgtattagGGAATTAGTGGTAATTGCGATTACTTTGGCAGATTTTCGCCAGTGCAGAGATCCACATATTGAGTGGCGCCCCAAGTGTCTGGCGACTAATTAGTGATGTTAACTGAAAATTCAATTGTTATTATGTGGCACTTGTGCGATGCTTACGCTGGAATTGGGTGGGTGGGCTTGTGGATGGATGCCATGGCAACTCCAAGGGCTCCGAAGACGCCCACTTcttggctgtggatgtggctgtggatgtggctgcggATCAGGGCGAATAAATCTCAAATTAATAATCCCTAATGGGGAGACGTAATCCTCGTGTACCTGTGCTAATTAAGCCGCACAGTTGAGCGATGGCTTTGTGATTTGTTTGCCGACGCAGTGCTGAAGTGTTCTCAGTAACAAAGCTTTCGAGTGGGTGCAAATGCTGTTTGAAAGTACATATTCAAGCCCATTGATTAATTAAACCCAATTATGTGTACTCACAAAAGTACGTaagaatatttgaatattttcaaaaacttggTCAAGCTAACTGAAATGGCGTTGCTCGAAAGGGTTTGATTTCATCTGAAGTTGGCACAATTTGCACATGGATATTACGTAATAAGTGCCGGTCCTTGGCGCGTGACTGACTGGCCAGCTGGAGCGCCAACTCGTTCGATTCGATCCATGGGATGCCGGATGGGGCACGTGCAGCTCCCAAATCTCTATCTGCACTTGTATGCACTTGTATGCCCTGTGAACCTACAACCCCACCTGACCCCCAACCCCTGGGCCTATTTGGCCGACCAGTTGCAACCGCAATGGGGGCGGAGGGTGgtaagtgggcgtggctgggtgGCTGCTGGCTTAGCAGCTAGGTAACCGACAATTATTcattgcgcatacgacgcGTTGGACGCGCTAATTAGAcaatgcagctgctgcagctgtcgATAATGAAGCCGCTTCTGCTTGCTTGGTGTTGCAAGTTATATGATTATGcgcctgcccctgcccctgccgctgccacgcccaccagccgCCGCCGGGCACGTCCGCCGACGCCCACCGGAATGGAGGCGGGGCTTGGCCGCCTGTTTAAGCTGTGAAGCACGTCCTTTTTTGAGCCGGGGCCATCTGACGTGGCATGCATTCCATTCACCATTCCCCATTCTTCACTCCCCACTTGCCAATGCCCCATGCTGCCGATGCTAAATGGCCGCGTGCAAACTTTGCTGCCGGCCAAAAGCAAACTGGCCAAGGAACCAGTAACAAGTAACAAAAGTGCGGCAGCACAAGTTTCTCCTTTCTCCCTTCTCCACCCCGGAAAAAAATCAGGAGgaggaacacaaaaaaacaaaaaaagctaACAAAATGCGAGCAGGAAAGGAGACGAAGAAGTTTCTCTGGCAAAGAATCAGCAGCCTGATTGCGGCAGCAGATCAAAGGAACAGCTCCGTAATGGGATTCTGGATGACATCAGCTCAAAAACTAGAGCACACTGTCTGTTTGCCATCGCAGCGCAAAGTTTTCGGGCTCCAAGCAGTGGCACTTGCATAAATGAGGGGCATGAGGGGCATGGGGGATGTGTTCCAAAAATGTTGAGATGTGTTATGAGCCAATGCCATCGATTTGTTCTGCAGGAACTATATAGCATTACGGAATAAGAGTATTTAAACAGCAAAGAAAGCACAAGTTATCTGGCACTAATAATTGTATAGTAAGCGTGTAAGCTGCGTGTTTCATTGGACTGTATCGTAGTGTAGGAGTATGCGATATGCACGAAGGAGCAGCGAGGACATCACACATACTGCTGTATGCCCATCTGCAATGGGTGTTGTATAAATAAGAAATGTCCACGCATCCTTGGCGTCGCGTTGATTGTTGCTCCTGTTTGAGCTGCtgatgtggtgtggtgtgtgtgtggtgtgtgtgtggtgtggtgtggctGTTGTCGCCGTTgtctttattgtttttattgcccgCCTGTCAATATCCGTGTCCGCATCCGTTGGCACATTTCGCAGTCCGCAGGACTTGCGTCGCCGTTTGGGCCTCCGATTCGCAGGCACTTTGCACACTGACCTTTCGCTCCCACGTGGCCCATCATCCGCCAGgtcgtcctgctgctcctgctgctcctttgcGACCTTAAGGATATGTTTCCCTCtctgagtgtgtgcgtgtgtgtgtgtgtgaggggcCATAAACAACAGGATATGAAATGACTGCCTCGAGTGGCCCCGGGGACAGGCATACTCAGCCGTGACCCCAGCAACGCAACGATATCCTTGCTG contains:
- the LOC122624762 gene encoding uncharacterized protein LOC122624762, translating into MKLEREKGVLDPELASMSLDNYYEKHVKKPGGNFKSYRPAPYASRSQAQLHFQRTHYFGPAYRRRLANPTSSIINSRLEELSHNIEHTKTMVAFKIVVKLIEDRLEQQKELEASLASMPPPPSPTPSQVIEDLEDTLILTIGDEMLHDDDDDDYKDIL
- the LOC122624323 gene encoding arylalkylamine N-acetyltransferase 1, which produces MESRNADDDIEVHQVAAGGTEQLMTFLLAHYYPEEPLTAGTQPPEPEAADKEFLLSNVPFGTCFVALHGGRIVAAVVAGPKDIHEPEHLAEEAAKYAGGKWGTILHLLSAVETATDVCRRFNVPSCLHVHALGVDPQLRGRNLGGRLLEAVAQRGRELGHQLISVDCTSVYSARLVQRLGYQLINTLRYVDHLDASGQQVIRPPPPHESVQTFVLHL